The proteins below are encoded in one region of Streptomyces roseirectus:
- a CDS encoding zinc ribbon domain-containing protein has product MNAAPADQNRLLDVQALDVRLQQLAHKRRSLPEHAEIESLGKDLTQLRDLLVAATTEESDCSREQTKAEQDVDQVRQRATRDQQRLDSGAVTSPKDLENLQREIVSLAKRQSDLEDVVLEVMERRESAQERVAELTERVGAVQGKIDDATARRDASFQEIDGEAATVTKERAVVAGSVPADLLKLYDKLREQQGGIGAAKLYARTCQGCRQELAAAELAEIRKAPADSVVRCENCRRILVRTVESGL; this is encoded by the coding sequence CTGAACGCCGCGCCCGCCGACCAGAACCGCCTTCTCGACGTCCAGGCCCTCGACGTCCGACTCCAGCAGCTCGCGCACAAGCGCCGGTCGCTGCCCGAGCACGCCGAGATCGAATCCCTCGGCAAGGACCTCACGCAGTTGCGTGACCTCCTTGTCGCCGCGACGACCGAGGAGAGCGACTGCTCCCGCGAGCAGACGAAGGCCGAGCAGGACGTCGACCAGGTGCGCCAGCGCGCCACGCGCGACCAGCAGCGGCTCGACTCCGGCGCCGTGACCTCGCCGAAGGACCTGGAGAACCTTCAGCGCGAGATCGTCTCCCTCGCCAAGCGGCAGAGCGACCTCGAAGACGTCGTCCTCGAGGTCATGGAGCGCCGCGAGTCCGCGCAGGAGCGGGTCGCCGAGCTGACCGAGCGCGTGGGCGCCGTCCAGGGCAAGATCGACGACGCGACCGCCCGGCGCGATGCCTCGTTCCAGGAGATCGACGGGGAGGCCGCGACCGTGACGAAGGAGCGCGCGGTCGTCGCCGGGTCCGTCCCCGCGGACCTCCTCAAGCTGTACGACAAGCTGCGCGAGCAGCAGGGGGGCATCGGGGCGGCGAAGCTCTACGCGCGCACGTGCCAGGGGTGCCGCCAGGAGCTGGCCGCCGCTGAGCTCGCCGAGATCCGTAAGGCGCCGGCGGACTCCGTCGTGCGGTGCGAGAACTGCCGGCGGATCCTGGTGCGTACGGTCGAGTCGGGGCTGTAG
- a CDS encoding FAD-dependent monooxygenase: MTDFDVVIAGAGPTGLLLSCELRLGGVKVLVVERREEVDETVKAMSVNTPSAVALYRRGFFPTLAAIQEQAMERFRHFREERGEDLAQPPKFAGHFAGIPLDAAYLDADDPAWADAGRADQVGLIPQAELERVLAARARELGVEVWRGVEVTGFEEDGGEVGETGGVTVRLAGASRARAETSRAGDVIEAGAGSLGQARTSLAGGVAGTGTGSAAAAHADGAAPAAPGTPRTVPPAETRTGTGAGTSRTAPSPETDARARAPRTVRAAWLVGCDGGRSTVRKLAGFDFPGTPPEITGYQAVADMTGTEELASGWNTTATGTYAYGPMPGRILTVEFDGPPADRTSPVTAEELQGSVRRVTGAPVTVGKVRTVTRFTDNCRQASDYRKGRVLLAGDAAHVHSPFGGQGLNLGIGDAVNLGWKLAAVVRGWAPPGLLDSYTAERHPIGAWVLEWTRAQIALMRPESHARALRAVVTDLTRTVDGTTHLVKRISGVWQRYDLPGDHPLVGASAPDLELSDGTHLADHLHGARGLLLDLTGDPKLRARAEGYGDRVTVLTAACPERPGLAALLVRPDGFTAWAADTEGEGGEPVEAALERWFGAPGEGPGRGPRDDT; encoded by the coding sequence ATGACGGATTTCGACGTGGTGATCGCCGGGGCCGGACCGACCGGCCTGCTGCTCTCCTGCGAGCTGCGGCTCGGCGGGGTGAAGGTGCTGGTCGTGGAGCGACGGGAGGAGGTGGACGAGACGGTCAAGGCGATGTCGGTCAACACCCCCTCCGCCGTCGCCCTCTACCGGCGCGGCTTCTTCCCCACCCTCGCCGCGATCCAGGAACAGGCCATGGAGCGGTTCCGCCACTTCCGCGAGGAACGCGGCGAAGACCTCGCCCAACCCCCCAAGTTCGCCGGCCACTTCGCGGGCATCCCCCTCGACGCGGCCTACCTGGACGCCGACGACCCGGCCTGGGCGGACGCCGGGCGCGCGGACCAAGTAGGGCTGATCCCCCAGGCCGAACTGGAGCGGGTCCTCGCCGCGCGGGCACGGGAGCTGGGGGTCGAGGTGTGGCGCGGGGTGGAGGTCACGGGGTTCGAGGAGGACGGGGGCGAGGTGGGGGAGACCGGCGGGGTGACGGTGCGGTTGGCCGGGGCCTCGCGCGCAAGGGCGGAGACCTCGCGCGCCGGGGACGTGATCGAGGCCGGCGCGGGGAGCCTTGGCCAAGCCAGGACCTCGCTCGCCGGAGGCGTTGCCGGGACCGGCACGGGCAGCGCTGCCGCAGCCCACGCCGACGGCGCTGCCCCGGCCGCCCCCGGCACGCCCCGCACCGTCCCGCCCGCCGAAACCAGGACCGGCACCGGCGCCGGTACCTCCCGCACCGCGCCCTCCCCCGAGACCGACGCCCGCGCCCGCGCGCCCCGTACCGTCCGCGCCGCCTGGCTCGTCGGATGCGACGGCGGTCGCAGCACCGTCCGCAAGCTCGCCGGGTTCGACTTCCCCGGCACGCCGCCGGAGATCACCGGCTACCAGGCCGTCGCGGACATGACGGGGACGGAGGAGTTGGCGAGCGGCTGGAACACGACGGCGACGGGCACGTACGCGTACGGCCCGATGCCCGGCCGGATCCTCACGGTGGAGTTCGACGGCCCGCCGGCCGACCGGACGTCGCCGGTGACGGCCGAGGAGTTGCAGGGCAGCGTGCGCCGGGTGACCGGGGCCCCGGTCACCGTCGGGAAGGTGCGCACGGTGACCCGGTTCACGGACAACTGCCGCCAGGCGAGCGACTACCGCAAGGGCCGCGTCCTCCTCGCGGGCGACGCCGCGCACGTGCACTCCCCCTTCGGCGGCCAGGGCCTGAACCTCGGCATCGGGGACGCGGTGAACCTCGGCTGGAAGCTCGCGGCGGTCGTGCGCGGCTGGGCCCCGCCGGGCCTCCTCGACTCGTACACGGCGGAACGGCACCCCATCGGGGCGTGGGTCCTGGAGTGGACGCGCGCGCAGATCGCCCTGATGCGCCCGGAGTCCCACGCGCGGGCACTGCGCGCGGTGGTCACCGACCTCACGCGCACGGTGGACGGCACGACCCACCTGGTCAAGCGGATCTCCGGCGTCTGGCAGCGCTACGACCTCCCCGGGGACCACCCCCTGGTCGGCGCGAGCGCCCCCGACCTGGAGCTGTCCGACGGCACCCACCTCGCCGACCACCTGCACGGCGCGCGCGGCCTCCTCCTCGACCTCACCGGCGACCCGAAGCTGCGCGCCCGCGCGGAGGGCTACGGCGACCGGGTCACCGTCCTGACGGCCGCCTGCCCCGAACGCCCCGGCCTCGCGGCCCTGCTGGTGCGGCCGGACGGGTTCACGGCGTGGGCGGCGGACACGGAGGGCGAGGGCGGCGAGCCGGTGGAAGCGGCGCTGGAACGGTGGTTCGGAGCACCGGGCGAGGGCCCGGGAAGGGGGCCCCGTGACGACACTTGA
- a CDS encoding bifunctional RNase H/acid phosphatase has product MGSAPGAGSGSTAVPTPPDAGPASTATPTPDAGPDAAAAPSSVPASPSASPSVPGELVVEADGGSRGNPGPAGYGAVVADAVTGELLAERAGFLGVATNNVAEYSGLLAGLRAARLINPAASVRVRMDSKLVVEQMSGRWQIKHPALRPLAAEAARVLPGAQVGYEWIPRSQNKRADRLANKAMDAGQRGEVEAGEEIAGYGDAEAGARTPVAGTTRAPVTASAPTPAGSAALAPARPGALPEPGPGGPAASGADTLFDFDASPGALPDAGPAVTDPGARPAPTGTRTPPRPRPAAGTPTPDHRAARNLAAPDLGTPATLVLLRHGETPLTPQKRFSGSGGSDPGLSEAGREQAARAAEALARRGTIEAVVTSPLARTRETAEAAAVRLGLDVVVEDGLRETDFGAWESLTFGEVRERYPDDMNAWLGDPQARPTGGGESFAEVAARVAAACERLTAAYAGRTVLVVSHVTPIKTLIRLALGAPPEALFRLHLDAASLSAVAYYADGNASVRLVNDTSHLR; this is encoded by the coding sequence GTGGGTTCAGCGCCGGGTGCCGGTTCCGGCTCCACTGCGGTTCCCACGCCGCCGGACGCCGGTCCCGCCTCCACGGCAACTCCGACGCCGGACGCCGGTCCCGACGCCGCCGCGGCTCCGTCCTCCGTCCCCGCGTCACCTTCCGCCTCCCCTTCCGTCCCCGGTGAGCTCGTCGTCGAGGCCGACGGGGGGTCCCGGGGGAACCCCGGGCCCGCTGGGTACGGGGCTGTCGTCGCCGACGCCGTCACCGGGGAGCTGCTGGCCGAGCGGGCGGGGTTCCTCGGGGTCGCGACCAACAACGTGGCCGAGTACAGCGGGTTGCTGGCGGGGCTGCGGGCGGCGCGCCTGATCAACCCCGCGGCCTCCGTGCGCGTCCGCATGGACTCCAAGCTCGTCGTCGAGCAGATGTCCGGGCGGTGGCAGATCAAACACCCCGCCCTGCGGCCGCTCGCCGCGGAGGCCGCTCGGGTGCTGCCGGGGGCCCAGGTCGGGTACGAGTGGATCCCCCGGTCGCAGAACAAGCGCGCCGACCGCCTGGCGAACAAGGCGATGGACGCGGGGCAGCGCGGGGAGGTCGAGGCGGGGGAGGAGATCGCGGGGTACGGCGATGCCGAGGCGGGCGCGCGTACGCCGGTCGCCGGCACCACGCGCGCACCGGTCACCGCGAGCGCGCCCACACCGGCCGGCTCCGCCGCACTCGCCCCCGCCCGCCCCGGCGCTCTCCCCGAACCTGGTCCCGGCGGCCCTGCCGCCTCCGGCGCGGACACCCTCTTCGACTTCGACGCCAGTCCCGGCGCCCTCCCCGACGCCGGCCCTGCCGTCACCGACCCCGGCGCCCGCCCCGCCCCCACCGGCACACGCACGCCACCCCGCCCCCGCCCCGCCGCCGGCACCCCCACCCCGGACCACCGCGCTGCCCGCAACCTCGCCGCCCCCGACCTCGGCACCCCCGCCACCCTCGTCCTCCTGCGCCACGGCGAAACCCCCCTCACCCCGCAGAAGCGCTTCTCGGGGAGCGGAGGTTCGGACCCGGGCCTGTCGGAGGCCGGCCGGGAGCAGGCCGCCCGCGCCGCCGAGGCGCTGGCCCGCCGGGGCACGATCGAGGCCGTCGTCACGTCCCCGCTGGCCCGCACCCGCGAGACCGCCGAGGCCGCGGCCGTCCGCCTCGGCCTGGACGTCGTCGTCGAGGACGGCCTGCGCGAGACGGACTTCGGCGCGTGGGAGAGCCTGACCTTCGGGGAGGTCCGCGAGCGCTACCCGGACGACATGAACGCCTGGCTCGGCGACCCGCAGGCCCGTCCGACGGGCGGCGGCGAGAGCTTCGCCGAGGTGGCCGCACGCGTCGCGGCGGCCTGCGAGCGCCTGACCGCGGCGTACGCGGGCCGTACGGTCCTCGTCGTCAGCCACGTCACGCCGATCAAGACCCTGATCCGCCTCGCCCTGGGGGCCCCGCCCGAGGCCCTGTTCCGCCTGCACCTCGACGCCGCGTCCCTCTCGGCGGTCGCCTACTACGCGGACGGCAACGCGAGCGTGCGCCTGGTCAACGACACGTCGCACCTGCGCTGA
- a CDS encoding helix-turn-helix domain-containing protein: MGEQAIWTRARLGLGGPRLDLLTARFEKHVYAPHAHDEFTVGVCVGGTEVIAYRGGHISTGPGTIVVLAPGETHTGGPGNTTDGYAYRAVYAEPGLLQEGTLGGVPHFREPLIHDPELAAALRRTHAGLSARPDPLEAESTVPWLLTALARRHSTARPTDDRVPGAAALAHAVRDRLADELLAPPPLSRLAADLGLSRYQLLRAFRTTMGLPPYAWLAQHRVHRARGLLDAGVRPAEAAALVGFADQAHLTRWFRRVLGVTPAAYRNSVQDETGGRG, translated from the coding sequence ATGGGCGAGCAGGCGATCTGGACGAGAGCGCGGCTCGGGCTGGGCGGGCCACGGCTCGACCTGCTGACGGCACGGTTCGAGAAGCACGTCTACGCGCCGCACGCGCACGACGAGTTCACGGTCGGCGTGTGCGTCGGCGGCACCGAGGTCATCGCCTACCGGGGCGGACACATCAGCACGGGCCCCGGCACCATCGTCGTCCTGGCCCCCGGCGAAACCCACACCGGAGGCCCCGGAAACACCACCGACGGGTACGCCTACCGGGCCGTCTACGCCGAACCCGGCCTCCTCCAGGAAGGCACCCTGGGCGGCGTGCCGCACTTCCGCGAGCCGCTGATCCACGACCCGGAACTCGCGGCGGCCCTGCGCCGTACGCACGCGGGACTCAGCGCCCGCCCGGATCCTCTGGAGGCCGAGTCCACCGTCCCCTGGCTGCTCACCGCCCTCGCCCGCCGCCACTCCACCGCGCGCCCCACAGACGACCGCGTCCCCGGAGCCGCCGCGCTCGCCCACGCCGTACGGGACCGGCTCGCCGACGAACTCCTCGCGCCCCCGCCCCTGTCCCGGCTCGCCGCCGACCTGGGCCTGTCCCGCTACCAACTGCTGCGGGCGTTCCGCACGACGATGGGCCTCCCGCCGTACGCCTGGCTCGCCCAGCACCGCGTGCACCGCGCGCGTGGCCTGCTGGACGCCGGGGTGCGCCCCGCCGAGGCCGCCGCCCTCGTCGGCTTCGCGGACCAGGCGCACCTCACGCGCTGGTTCCGGCGCGTGCTCGGGGTCACGCCGGCGGCGTACCGCAACAGCGTTCAAGACGAGACCGGGGGAAGGGGCTGA
- a CDS encoding TetR/AcrR family transcriptional regulator, producing MDFTNPAEGGLTKLERTVELSLRERKKRATRQRISDVATGLFVARGFDEVTVAEVARAADVSAMTVFNYFPRKEDLFLDRVPEAVETFTGAVRHRAPGTTPLTALHDLALALLEDHHPLSAVDDDFPAFWQVVVDSPALRARAREGVEELETALADVLAETAPEYPDPPLAAALTVAAYRTVYVASARRLMAGEPASTVADAHRAHLRRAFTALEAAVEAARDS from the coding sequence ATGGACTTTACGAACCCCGCCGAGGGCGGCCTCACGAAGCTGGAGCGCACGGTCGAGCTGTCCCTGCGCGAACGCAAGAAACGGGCGACGCGGCAGCGGATCTCCGACGTGGCGACGGGCCTGTTCGTGGCGCGCGGCTTCGACGAGGTCACCGTCGCCGAGGTGGCCCGCGCCGCCGACGTCTCGGCGATGACGGTCTTCAACTACTTCCCGCGCAAGGAAGACCTCTTCCTCGACCGAGTCCCCGAGGCCGTCGAGACCTTCACCGGCGCAGTCCGCCACCGCGCTCCGGGCACCACCCCGCTGACGGCCCTGCACGACCTGGCCCTCGCGCTCCTGGAGGACCACCACCCCCTCTCGGCCGTGGACGACGACTTCCCCGCCTTCTGGCAGGTCGTCGTCGACTCACCCGCCCTGCGCGCCCGCGCACGCGAGGGCGTCGAGGAACTGGAGACGGCCCTGGCCGACGTCCTCGCCGAGACCGCCCCCGAATACCCCGACCCGCCCCTCGCCGCCGCCCTCACGGTCGCCGCCTACCGCACGGTGTACGTCGCCTCCGCGCGCCGCCTCATGGCGGGCGAACCGGCGTCCACCGTGGCCGACGCCCACCGCGCGCACCTGCGCCGGGCGTTCACCGCCCTCGAAGCCGCCGTGGAGGCCGCCCGGGACTCCTGA
- a CDS encoding Nif3-like dinuclear metal center hexameric protein, which translates to MPRLSEVIAALESLWPAERAESWDAVGTVVGDPEQEVGRVLFAVDPVQEIVDEAVKLGADLLVTHHPLYLRGTTTVAASTFKGRVVHTLIKNDIALHVAHTNADTADPGVSDALAGALGLRVVRPLVPDTTDPHGRRGLGRVCELDHPLTVREFAARAAERLPATAQGIRVAGDPEAVVRTVAVSGGSGDSLFAYVRAAGVDAFLTADLRHHPASEARAEHPLALVDAAHWATEWPWCEQAAAQLDAVSEREGWGLRTHVSATVTDPWTSHSASPFGAPN; encoded by the coding sequence GTGCCCCGTCTGTCTGAAGTCATCGCCGCGCTGGAGAGTCTGTGGCCCGCCGAGCGGGCCGAGTCCTGGGACGCGGTCGGCACCGTCGTGGGCGATCCGGAGCAGGAGGTCGGGCGGGTGCTGTTCGCCGTCGACCCCGTCCAGGAGATCGTCGACGAGGCGGTGAAACTGGGCGCGGACCTGCTGGTCACGCACCACCCCCTGTACCTGCGGGGCACCACCACCGTCGCCGCGTCGACGTTCAAGGGCCGTGTCGTGCACACGCTCATCAAGAACGACATCGCGCTCCACGTCGCCCACACGAACGCCGACACCGCCGACCCCGGCGTCTCCGACGCCCTCGCCGGCGCGCTCGGCCTGCGCGTCGTGCGCCCCCTCGTGCCCGACACCACCGATCCGCACGGGCGGCGTGGCCTCGGGCGCGTCTGCGAACTCGACCACCCGCTGACCGTACGGGAGTTCGCCGCCCGCGCCGCCGAGCGGCTGCCCGCCACCGCGCAGGGGATCAGGGTGGCCGGCGACCCCGAGGCCGTCGTCCGCACGGTCGCCGTCAGCGGCGGCTCCGGCGACAGCCTCTTCGCGTACGTCCGCGCCGCGGGCGTCGACGCGTTCCTGACCGCGGACCTGCGCCACCACCCGGCGTCCGAGGCCCGCGCCGAACACCCCCTCGCGCTGGTCGACGCCGCGCACTGGGCCACCGAGTGGCCCTGGTGCGAGCAGGCCGCCGCCCAGCTCGACGCGGTCTCCGAGCGTGAGGGCTGGGGCCTGCGCACCCATGTCTCCGCCACGGTCACCGACCCCTGGACCAGCCATTCCGCATCCCCCTTTGGAGCCCCCAACTGA
- a CDS encoding RNB domain-containing ribonuclease, with translation MPRRPLRVTGAPEAPLRVALAALRTELGVPDGFPPQALAEAERAADAPALPQEDATAIPFLTIDPPESTDLDQALHLSRQGTGYRVRYAIADVAAFVVPGSALDEEAGRRVTTLYFPDGKVPLHPAVLSEGAASLLPDQVRPAALWTIDLDAEGRTIAVDVRRARVRSRAKLDYAGVQKQIDEGTAEEPLALLKTIGELRERLEAERGGISLNVPEQEIVERDGAYELTYRAPLPADGWNAQLSLLTGMAAADLMLSYGTGVLRTLPTAPDGAVGRLRRVAQALRIDWPHHVPYARLIRSLDPRDPRHAAFLQECTSLLRGAGYTVFRDGALPDLTTHAAVAAPYAHCTAPLRRLADRYATELCLAASAGDPPPAWVLAALDALPERMAEGGHRANAVERAAVDTVEAAVLAGHVGETFDACVIDLDGHHGTVHLESPAVVGRVDGDHLPLGERLRVRLTRADPATRTVRFAPA, from the coding sequence ATGCCCCGTCGCCCCCTTCGTGTGACCGGCGCCCCCGAAGCCCCGCTCCGGGTCGCCCTCGCCGCGCTGCGTACGGAACTGGGTGTCCCGGACGGCTTCCCGCCGCAGGCGCTGGCAGAGGCGGAACGGGCCGCCGACGCGCCCGCGCTGCCGCAGGAGGACGCGACCGCGATCCCGTTCCTGACGATCGACCCGCCGGAGTCGACCGACCTCGACCAGGCGCTGCACCTGTCCCGACAGGGCACCGGGTACCGCGTCCGCTACGCGATCGCGGACGTCGCCGCGTTCGTCGTCCCGGGGAGCGCGCTGGACGAGGAGGCGGGGCGCAGGGTGACGACCCTGTACTTCCCGGACGGCAAGGTGCCCCTGCACCCGGCCGTCCTGAGCGAGGGCGCGGCCAGCCTGCTGCCGGACCAGGTGCGCCCGGCCGCGCTGTGGACGATCGACCTGGACGCGGAGGGCCGCACGATCGCGGTCGACGTCCGGCGTGCGCGCGTGCGGAGCAGGGCGAAACTCGACTACGCGGGCGTGCAGAAGCAGATCGACGAGGGCACCGCAGAGGAACCGCTCGCGCTCCTGAAAACCATCGGCGAGCTGCGCGAACGCCTGGAGGCCGAGCGCGGCGGCATCTCGCTGAACGTCCCGGAGCAGGAGATCGTCGAGCGGGACGGCGCGTACGAGCTGACCTACCGTGCGCCCCTCCCGGCGGACGGCTGGAACGCGCAGCTGTCCCTGCTGACCGGCATGGCCGCGGCCGACCTGATGCTGTCGTACGGCACGGGCGTCCTGCGCACGCTTCCCACCGCCCCGGACGGCGCGGTCGGCCGGCTGCGCAGGGTCGCGCAGGCGCTGCGCATCGACTGGCCCCACCACGTCCCGTACGCGCGCCTGATCCGCTCCCTCGACCCGCGCGACCCCCGCCACGCGGCCTTCCTCCAGGAGTGCACGAGCCTCCTGCGGGGCGCCGGCTACACCGTCTTCCGTGACGGCGCTCTCCCGGACCTCACCACGCACGCGGCCGTCGCCGCCCCGTACGCCCACTGCACGGCCCCGCTGCGCCGCCTCGCCGACCGCTACGCGACCGAGCTGTGCCTCGCCGCGTCGGCCGGTGACCCGCCGCCGGCGTGGGTGCTGGCCGCCCTGGACGCCCTCCCGGAGCGGATGGCCGAGGGCGGCCACCGCGCGAACGCCGTGGAGCGGGCCGCCGTGGACACCGTCGAGGCCGCTGTCCTGGCCGGTCACGTCGGCGAGACCTTCGACGCCTGCGTCATCGACCTGGACGGCCACCACGGCACCGTCCACCTGGAGTCCCCCGCGGTCGTGGGCCGCGTCGACGGCGACCATCTCCCGCTCGGCGAACGCCTCCGCGTCCGCCTCACCCGAGCGGATCCGGCGACACGAACCGTCCGCTTCGCTCCCGCGTGA
- the yaaA gene encoding peroxide stress protein YaaA — protein MLVLLPPSEGKASSGTGAPVKVEALALPGLRAAREAVLGELVELCAGDEEKAREVLGLSEGLRGEVAKNAALPGAGARPAGEIYTGVLYDALGLATLDPDAVTRAGRSLLIFSGLWGAVRVTDRIPSYRCSMGVKLPGIGALGAYWRGAMAEVMPEAAGERLVLDLRSSAYAAAWKPKGEIAARTATVRVLHAPTRKVISHFNKATKGRIVRSLLTSGAEPSGPGELAEVLRALGYVVEVAGAGRLDVLVDEVH, from the coding sequence GTGCTTGTGCTGCTTCCGCCGTCCGAGGGCAAGGCTTCGTCCGGGACGGGGGCGCCGGTGAAGGTGGAGGCGTTGGCGCTTCCGGGGTTGCGGGCGGCGCGGGAGGCGGTGCTCGGGGAACTCGTCGAGCTGTGCGCGGGGGACGAGGAGAAGGCGCGGGAGGTGCTCGGGCTCAGCGAGGGCCTTCGGGGCGAGGTCGCGAAGAACGCCGCGTTGCCGGGGGCCGGGGCGCGGCCCGCCGGGGAGATCTACACGGGCGTGCTGTACGACGCGCTCGGGCTGGCCACGCTCGATCCGGACGCCGTGACGCGTGCCGGGCGTTCGCTGCTGATCTTCTCCGGGCTCTGGGGGGCCGTCCGGGTCACCGACAGGATTCCGTCGTACCGGTGCTCGATGGGCGTCAAGCTACCGGGGATCGGGGCGCTCGGGGCGTACTGGCGGGGCGCGATGGCCGAGGTGATGCCGGAGGCGGCCGGCGAGAGGCTGGTGCTCGACCTGCGGTCGTCGGCGTACGCGGCCGCGTGGAAGCCGAAGGGCGAGATCGCGGCGCGCACGGCGACCGTACGCGTGCTGCACGCGCCCACGCGGAAGGTCATCAGCCATTTCAACAAGGCGACCAAGGGGCGGATCGTACGGAGTCTGCTGACGTCCGGGGCGGAGCCGTCGGGGCCCGGGGAACTCGCGGAGGTGCTGCGGGCGTTGGGGTATGTGGTGGAGGTCGCGGGGGCGGGGAGGCTGGATGTGCTGGTGGACGAGGTGCACTGA
- a CDS encoding MerR family transcriptional regulator codes for MRIGELAETVGVTTRAVRHYHHLGLLPEPDRLSNGYRDYTLRHAVALARIRRLTELGVGLAEVRDVLADDAGKDLVEVLGELDEDLARQEGAIRERRARLRVLLEAGELSAEGPVSPELAALFARTSAGLADSPMAAKDREVLALIETAAPPEVRERMLAAVGAVTESPETIALANEAYALLDDLVDAEPDDPRVEAAAHRLAACVPPGLLPEERGEPDSTFLRAFCADFPPAQAAAIRRTLELLGVAT; via the coding sequence ATGAGGATCGGAGAACTCGCCGAGACCGTCGGCGTCACCACACGGGCCGTGCGCCACTACCACCACCTGGGCCTGCTCCCTGAGCCCGACCGCCTCTCCAACGGCTACCGGGACTACACCCTGCGCCACGCGGTCGCGCTCGCGAGGATCCGCCGGCTGACCGAGCTGGGCGTGGGCCTGGCGGAGGTGCGGGACGTGCTGGCGGACGACGCCGGCAAGGACCTGGTCGAGGTGCTGGGCGAGCTGGACGAGGACCTGGCCCGGCAGGAGGGGGCGATCCGGGAGCGGCGGGCGCGCCTGCGGGTGCTGCTGGAGGCGGGGGAACTGTCAGCCGAGGGCCCCGTCTCCCCGGAGCTGGCGGCGCTGTTCGCGCGGACGTCCGCAGGGCTCGCCGACTCGCCGATGGCCGCGAAGGACCGCGAGGTGCTGGCGCTGATCGAGACGGCGGCGCCCCCGGAGGTGCGGGAGCGGATGCTGGCGGCGGTGGGGGCGGTCACCGAGTCGCCGGAGACGATCGCGCTGGCCAACGAGGCGTACGCGCTGCTCGACGACCTCGTCGACGCCGAACCGGACGACCCGCGCGTGGAAGCCGCCGCGCACCGGCTCGCCGCGTGCGTGCCGCCGGGGCTGCTGCCCGAGGAGCGGGGCGAGCCCGACAGCACGTTCCTGCGGGCGTTCTGCGCCGACTTCCCGCCGGCCCAGGCGGCGGCGATCCGGCGGACGCTGGAGCTTCTGGGGGTGGCGACGTGA